The following are from one region of the Candidatus Polarisedimenticolia bacterium genome:
- a CDS encoding ATP-binding cassette domain-containing protein yields MERPAVRARGLVKRYGSVVALDGVDLEVPPGETFGLLGPNGAGKTTTVKILITLAQPDRGMAEVGGVDVVRDPVRARRLFGYVPQELTADRSLTARESLRWFSDLYHLPRSGREARVAEALRLVGLEEAADRPTRTFSGGMKKKLDLACGLIHRPRILFLDEPSLGLDVKVRSDLWRHVASLKASGVTVFLSTNYMDEADRLCDRVAIIDRGRIAVSGTPSELRAALGGDVVTLEAPQPDGEPLAPLAAPLSSLPFVKETRLHGSRLTVYVEANETAVPRILELASRHGTSVHRISYSRPGLDEVFLKYTGHRFEDAPHD; encoded by the coding sequence TTGGAACGACCCGCCGTCCGGGCCCGCGGACTGGTGAAGCGTTACGGATCCGTCGTCGCGCTGGACGGGGTCGATCTCGAAGTCCCGCCGGGCGAGACCTTCGGGTTGCTCGGACCCAACGGCGCGGGGAAGACGACGACCGTCAAGATCCTCATCACCCTGGCGCAGCCCGATCGGGGCATGGCCGAGGTGGGCGGCGTCGACGTCGTGAGGGATCCCGTCCGGGCCCGGAGGCTCTTCGGCTACGTCCCTCAGGAGCTCACCGCCGATCGTTCGCTGACCGCCCGCGAGAGCCTGCGCTGGTTCTCCGACCTGTATCACCTTCCCCGCTCCGGACGCGAGGCGCGCGTCGCGGAGGCGCTCCGGCTCGTCGGCCTCGAGGAGGCGGCGGACCGCCCGACCCGCACTTTTTCGGGAGGGATGAAGAAGAAGCTGGATCTGGCGTGCGGCCTGATCCATCGGCCGCGGATCCTGTTCCTCGACGAGCCCTCGCTGGGGCTGGACGTCAAGGTCCGCTCGGATCTCTGGCGCCACGTCGCCTCCCTGAAGGCGTCGGGGGTCACCGTATTCCTCAGCACCAATTACATGGACGAGGCGGATCGTCTCTGCGATCGGGTGGCGATCATCGATCGCGGGCGGATTGCCGTGTCGGGGACCCCCTCCGAGCTGCGCGCCGCGCTCGGGGGCGACGTCGTCACCCTGGAGGCGCCGCAGCCGGACGGCGAGCCGCTGGCGCCGCTCGCCGCGCCGTTGTCCTCCCTCCCCTTCGTGAAGGAGACGCGGCTTCACGGCTCGCGCCTCACCGTCTACGTCGAGGCGAACGAGACGGCGGTCCCCCGAATCCTCGAGCTGGCGTCGCGCCACGGGACGAGCGTTCACCGCATCTCCTATTCCCGCCCGGGTCTCGACGAAGTTTTTCTCAAATACACCGGCCACCGGTTCGAGGACGCGCCCCATGACTGA
- a CDS encoding ABC transporter permease translates to MTDFIQETRAQMVRWLIHLRRERFSLIFALVSPITFLVFFGGAFSGMAPAALPGGSYRTFILPGIIALTVFGSSLSGGIELLFDKESGTLTRILAAPISRASILVSRFLYVNLVASLQVLIVVTLAYLLGVRIATGLAGLVALLILGLFLGFSLTIVSLVLAFSLTNHGEFFAILSFLTLPLAFLSTAFVPLEKMPGWMAALARVNPMTYAVNGMRTLVVSGWDWPGLLRMAAVLLVFDAVSLVLGSLALRRRIS, encoded by the coding sequence ATGACTGACTTCATCCAGGAGACGCGGGCCCAGATGGTCCGGTGGCTCATTCACCTCCGCCGCGAGCGGTTCAGCCTGATCTTCGCCCTGGTGTCGCCCATCACGTTCCTCGTCTTCTTCGGCGGAGCCTTTTCGGGAATGGCACCGGCGGCGCTCCCGGGCGGAAGCTACCGGACCTTCATCCTTCCCGGAATCATCGCCCTGACGGTTTTCGGCAGCAGCCTCTCCGGCGGGATCGAGCTGCTGTTCGACAAGGAGTCGGGCACCCTGACGCGCATCCTGGCGGCGCCCATCTCCCGCGCCTCGATCCTGGTGAGCCGCTTCCTCTACGTCAACCTGGTCGCTTCGCTGCAAGTGCTGATCGTCGTGACCCTCGCCTACCTTCTCGGGGTGCGTATCGCCACCGGGCTGGCCGGTCTCGTCGCCCTGCTGATCCTCGGGCTCTTCCTGGGCTTCTCCCTGACGATCGTGTCGCTGGTGCTGGCCTTCAGCCTGACGAACCACGGAGAGTTCTTCGCCATCCTCAGCTTTCTCACCCTGCCTCTGGCTTTCCTGTCGACCGCCTTCGTGCCGCTGGAGAAGATGCCGGGGTGGATGGCGGCTCTGGCGCGCGTCAATCCGATGACCTATGCGGTGAACGGCATGAGGACGCTCGTCGTTTCGGGCTGGGACTGGCCGGGACTCCTGCGGATGGCGGCCGTCCTCCTCGTCTTCGACGCCGTCAGCCTCGTCCTCGGCTCGCTCGCGCTGAGGCGGCGTATTTCCTGA